CTCGCCGCTGGCTCCCACGACAACCTCACCACCGTCTCGCTGTCGGGGCCAGGCGTCGACGGGACCGCAGTGCTTTCGGTCGGACTCCCACCGGCCGAACTCGATGCGATTGCTGCGGCACAGTCGACCTACCCACGTGGTGTCGACGTTATTTTCACCGCTGCCGAGACGGTGGCAGCGATTCCGCGCTCGGTAACCATAGAGCGGCCCGCCGAACAGCCGGCGTCGACCTCGGAGGTGGCCTAATGGGGTACGTCGCGGTCACTGCCGGCGAGGAGATCATCGAACGGGCCGAACAGCTGTTCGAAAAACAGCGGATCGACGGCCAAGAGACAGACATCTCGGTCGACCAACTGGACGGACAGCTGGGTCGACTCACTGCCCAGGCAATGAGCGAAGGAGGGCTGTATGCTCCTCGACTCGCCGCGCTCGCGGTCAAGCAGGCACAGGGCGACACTGTCGAGGCCGCCTTCCTGCTTCGGGCCTACCGGTCGACGCTCGAACGATTCGATGAGACCGTCCCGGTCGAACCAAGTGAGATGCTCGCCAGTCGGCGCGTCTCGCCAGCGTTCAAAGACGTCCCCGGCGGCCAGATCCTCGGTCCAACGAAAGATTACACCCAGCGCCTTTTGGATTTTGACTTGATCGAGGGCGATTCGAAGGATCCGACTGCGGACTGGGAGACGACCGAGGGGAGTGACCCTGACAACGCTGACGACCCTGAGAAACTGACCAACGTGATGGAACTGCTCCGCGAGGAGGGGTTGATCGACGAACCCGACGAGCCCGACGAACTGGCAGTCGACGAGCCGATTGAGCCGACCGATACGACCCGGGAGCCGGTAACACACCCACCCGACCGCGATGCAGTTCTCCAGGAACTCGCACGGGGCGAAACGGGTGCGGTGACTGCGCTCGGCTACTCTGCACTGCGCGGGTACGGTCAGGTCCACCCGACACTCGCAGAGGTCCGAGTCGGTCGACTGCCAGTAACGATCGAGCATCCCTACACTGGCGATGAGGTGACAGTCACCCACACCGAGGTCAGCGAATCGGAGGCGATCGTTCCCGTGTACGCCAAACGGGACGACCCGCAGTTCGCCTTCGGCTACGGGCTGACCTTCGGCCGCAACGAGCGCAAGGCCATCGGGATGACAATTCTCGATGCCTCCATCCAACTCGATGGCGTCACAGAACCGGCCGAGAATCCCGAATTTGTGCTCGATGTCGTCGACGGGATGGACTCGTTTGGATTCATAGAACACCTGAAACTGCCTCACTACGTCACCTTCCAGTCGACACTCGACCGGATACGGTCGATCCGTGAGCGCAAAGGAGTGGGCCAAACAGGGCAGGTCGACACTGAGATTCGAGACGATGGGAGTGATGACGATAGCGGGAACGATGGTTCCGCCAGCGGGAGCAGTGATCCCGACTGCGGGCACGATGATCCCGACAGCGCAGTCGACGAGCCAACGCCTGACGAGGAACCAGTTGTTGCGGAGGTAAGCGACGATGACTGACCAGATTATGACCGACGAGCCACCAGAAACAGTCGAGTATCAACTCAGAACAGCCGATGAGTCATCTGTAGCGACCGACGGTGGGACGACTGTTTCGTCTGACACAGTCGACGGTGAGACAGATGCTGTCGACGCTACCCTCGACGCACTGGAAAGCGACGGACTGTCGGGCTACAACTACGCGTATCTCGACGAACACACCAAACGCGAGGTCCGGCGGTCGATGCTGAAAGCCGTCGCCATCCCCGGCCATCAGGTACCCTACGCCTCCCGGCCGATGCCACTGGCCCGTGGCTGGGGGACCGGTGGCATTCAGGCGTCACTGTCGATTCTGGGACCGGACGACCGGTTCAAAGTAATCGACCAGGGAGCCGACGAGAGCGTTAATGCGGCCAACATCCGTCGACTGGCCGAAAACACCGCCGAGATCGAGACGACCACCGACACGACCGACGCAGATCTGATCCAGACGCGCCACCGTATTCCCGAGGAAGTGCTGACCGACGATCAGATCCTCGTTTTGCAGGTGCCGATCACCGATGCACTCCGGAAAGTCGACCCCTCGGATGCGGCCAACCGGCGTCGACACGCCCACAAGAACTACGGAAAAATGTGGGTCCATCTCTACGAAAACGTCGTCGAGTGGGGTGAAATCAACATCTCCTCCCGGTATCCGACGATGGTCGGCGGGCGGTATCTGATGGATCCCTCGCCGATTCCGCGCTGGGACGTGCCGAAACTCGATGATGCCGACAATCTGTTTGTCTTCGCTGCAGGTCGAGAGGCCCGCATCTATGCGGTCCCACCGCACACCGATGTCGAACCGCTGGCGTTCAGTGATCGCGAGTTCACCGTCGAGCGATTCGGCGGGCAGTCGTGTCACGCCTGTGGGTCGACCGACACCTATCTCGTGGAGGTCTCAGAGGAAGCAGGCGACACTGACCGAGAAACAAACAACACTGACCGGGAGTTCGAGACGCGCTATGCCTGCAACGATTCGAGCTTCTGTGCGAAGCGCCGGGAAAACCCCGAGCTACCCAAAGACCACCACCTCGACCGCGGGGGCGTCGACTGGGGGCCGAAAACGGCCAGCGAAACCACCGGGAGTCGAAAAACGGCCGCGGGAAAAACCAAGAGCCCAGGAGGTGAGGCCGAATGACGCTACTTTCGGCCACAGGACTCCAGACCGTCTACGGCGAGGGGTGTTCGCGCTGTATTGAGTCGACTGGCGATCGTGCCGGGACGAACCAGTGTCCCCACTGTGGAAGCGTCGTCGCCTGTGCTGAGGCCGATCTGTCGGTTCGAGAAGGCGAGGTGCTGGGCATCGTTGGTGAATCCGGTTCGGGAAAATCGAGTCTCGCAGAACAGCTTGCCTTAGAACGGGACCCCGATGCCACCACCACCGGGATGGTCGACTACGACGGCTATGACGGCAATCTGTTAGCTGTCGATTACGAGACGCGACACGACCTCCGAACCAGTGATATCGCACTCGTCCACCAGCACATCCGGGATGGTCTCAATCCCGAGTTTACCGGTGGTGGCAACGTTGCCGAAAAACTGCTGTCGGCTGGCTGGCGCTCCTACGAGGACGTTCGCGACCGGGTCCAAGAGCTGTTCGAAGCGACCGAGATTCCGGTCGACCGAATGGACGACCCGACGAGCACCTACTCCGGTGGGATGCAGCGCCGAGTCCAGATCGCACGCGCACTCGCGACCGATCCAGAACTCGTTGTGCTGGATGAGCCAACGACTGGCCTCGACGTGAGCGTCCAGGCCCGCGTGTTGGATATGTTCCGACAGGTCCAGCGCGAGGAGGGCGTCGCCTGCGTCGTCGTCTCACACGATCTCGGCGTCGTCCGCCTGCTGGCCGACCGAACGCTGGTGATGCGTCATGGTCGCATCGTTGAATCGGGGCTCACCGACCGCGTGATGGAAGATCCGCACCACGAATACACCCAGACACTTATCAATTCAGTAATATGACAGCACTTACCGTCGACGGCTTGTCCAAAACCTTCGACATGCACGTTCTCGGCGACACCCAAGTCGTCGGGCTCGACGACGTCTCGTTCGATGTCCGCGAGGGAGAGTTCCTCGCGGTCGTCGGAGCATCCGGCAGCGGCAAATCCTCACTGTTGAAATGCCTCTACCGGACCTACGATCCGACAGGCGGTCGGGTCGTGTATCATCGCAACGCCTTGGTCGACAGTTCATCAGACAATTCATCGGACAATTCATCGGTCGACCTCGCTTCCTGTGACGACCAGACAGTCATCGGGCTCCGAAACACCGCGATCGGCTACACCTCTCAGTTCCTCGATGAGATACCACGCGTTCCCGCGGTCGACGTGGTTTCGCGTCCCCTCCGCGAACAGGGTGTTCCAGCCGAGGAGGCCCGCCAACGAGCCCGGGAGCTGTTGTCTCGGCTCCGACTTCCCGAGGAGCTGTGGGAGGCATATCCCGCGACCTTCTCGGGCGGCGAGCGACAGCGAGTCAACCTCGCCCAAGCACTCGCCCCGAAACCGGATCTCCTGTTGCTCGACGAGCCGACCAGCGCGCTCGATCCCGACACCAGACAGGCTGCGATTGATCTTTTGCGGGAGTATCTCGACGCCGACACTACCGTCATCGGTGTGTTCCACAATACGGCGGTCATCGAGGCGGTTGCCGACCGAGTTGTCATGCTCGAAGACGGGCAACTCCAAGGGGTCGTTCCGGTCGACGACTACGACGGGGAGGTGGTGAGATGACCAACTCTACGACCAGCGATACCGCATCGACCGGCGAAACCACACCAACCAGCGAGGACGCATCGACCGGCGAAACCACACCGATCGGTGAGGCTGCATCGACTGGTTCGATAGCCACGACAGACACCCAAACAGTCGACTCGCTTGCGGTCGTCGGTGGGCAGGTCGTTACCCCAGAAACGGTCATCGAGGGGGGAATTCGAATCGAAGGCGACCGGATTGTCGAGGTTGGCGATGTCGACACAGACGCTGACAGAGTGATCGACGCCAATGGGCGTTACGTGCTTCCCGGACTGATCGATCTCCACGGCGACGATATAGAGGGTCATCTTCATCCCCGATCGGGAGCCCGGATGTCGACGCCGATGGCGCTTGCCTCGGCCGATCGGGCCAACGTTGCCGCCGGGATTACGACGAAGTTCCACGCAATCTCCTTCGAACTCGATGAGGACGCCGATCGGTCACCGGAGCTGGCCGCCGAACTCACTGGGGCGATTACCGCCGCCAACGGGCTGCTAGTCGACCACCGGCTCCATGCCCGATGTGAGGTCACCCAACCGGAGTGCGTCGAAGCAGTACTGGCTGTCGTCGAAAACGGCGACGCCGATCTCGTCTCGGTGATGAGCCACATCCCCGGCAAGGGGCAGTTCCGAAACATCGAGTCGTTCCGCGAGTATTACGCGGAGTCGACCGACCACACCGTCGAGGAGGCCGACCGAATCATCGAAAAGCGGGGCGACGTTCCGATGTCGACCATCCGAAAACGAGTCCAGCAGGTCATCGAGCGGGCCCACGACGCCGGGGCGGTCACGGCCTCTCACGATGACGAAGACCCTGAGGAAGTAGCCCGACTTGCCGATGTCGGCGTCGACATTACCGAGTACCCGATCACAATGGCGACCGCCGAGCGGGCTGCCGAACGCGGCATGAACACCGCGATGGGCGCACCGAACCTGGTTCGTGGCGAAAGTCAGTGGGGGAATCTTGCGACAGTCGACGCCATCGAAGCCGGTGTCGTGGATATCCTCGTCGCCGACTACCATCCACCATCACTTCTGGCGGGCGCGTTCGTCGAAACCGGCGAACCGTTGGCAGATCGGATCAGACGGGTGACTGCAACGCCTGCCGACGCTATTGGATTCGCGGATCGAGGTCGTCTCGAAGCCGGCAAACGGGCCGATCTCGTAGTCGTCGACAGCGAACCGACGCCGACAGTCACTCAAGCAATCGTGGGTGGACAGCCGGTGTATCGAGCAGATGGAACGCTTGGAGGCAAGCGATGACCGACCGCAGACTCGGCGCAGCAATGGATATCCGGTTTGATGCCAACGTCCCGGAGTTTCTCGACTACATCACGGATCGGGGACTGAACCACATCGAACTCAAACGCGAGTATCTCTACGGCCATCCCGAGGCACCGACCCCCGAGCGACTGGGCGAACTGGCCGATCAGTACGATGTTTCGGTCACCTACCACGCCCCCTTCCGAGACTGGAATCTCGGGAGTATCAACGAGGCCTCCCGACAGGCATCAGTCGACCAGGTCAAACAGACCATCGACGATGCTGCGACCGCGGGTGCCGGGGCGGTCGTCGTCCACGGTGGCTCAGTTCCCCACCGCTACCCCGAGTGGGTTCGGAGCGCCGCCCACGAGAACGCCCTCCAGTCACTGGCTGAATGTGCCCAGTACGCCCAACTCATTGGCGTCCCGATTTGTCTGGAAAACCAGCCCAAAAGCCGGTCGAAACGCCGGTATACCACCACGCCAGCCGATCTTGCAGCAGTACTCGACGAGGTCGACGTGGTTCCCAAATACTTCGGTGTGACACTGGATGTCGGCCACGCGAAGGTCAACGGCTACGACTGGGAGGCGTTTGTCGACCGCTTTGGCGACCGGATTCGGGTCTGTCACCTCCACGACAACGATGGCACTGCAGATCAACATGAGCCACTGGTCGACCACGAATCAATCGTCGAGCACGTTCCGGCCGACTACTTCGTCTTCGAGACGAAATCTGTCGACGACGTGGCTCGGTCGGTTGGTGCCGAGCCGGTTGTCCCGGAGACAACACTTGCAGCCGACAACTGAACCCAGTATGAAACGACGAACTGTGCTCGGGATGGCAGCAACAGTCTGCGGAACAGTGGCTGCTGGCTGTCTGGGATCGACTGTAGCCGGAGACGTGGTGAGAAACGAGACGCCACTGGAACTGAGCCACGACTACGAAATACAGGGGACACCGTCAGGTACGCGGGTGGTTGTCGACGTTACGGCCAAAAACGGTGGCGAGAGCCCGATTACTCCCGATGGCCGAGTGCCACAGCTCTCGTGTGCGTTTTTAAATGAATCCGAGGAAACGCTTCATCAGTCCGGCGTCCAACCTGTCGAACCGATCGACGTCAGCGAGACCGCGAGCTTCGAGTTCTCGCTCGGGACCCGTGTCGACGAGGTGACGCGATACGAACTCGGGGTCGACTGGATCGACGCCTGACCCACCGATCCCACAGTCGCTCTCTCAGAGATCCGACATCCAGTCGGCGTTCGACCGGTGTTGGGCTGCGACGACCTTGATTCCACGCTGATCGAGCAGACCGTCTTCTGTGAGGACACCGGTGATGAGATCCCCCGGTGTCAGATCGAAGATCGGATTACAAACCGAGATCGCCTCGCTTCCGTCGTAGACTGCGGCTGCTGGACCTGACTCCGAATGGAATGTGTCGTCAGTGGCGACCTTATCGCGGGCTGCAACCACATAGACAGGCACGTCAGCGCGGTCTGCGGCCAGAGCGAGCGCACGCGTTCCGACTTTATTGACGATGTCCCCATTCGGAAGGATCGTATCTGCACCAACGAGGACGGCACCGAACTCCCGGTCCGAGAGGATCGCTGGCAGTGCGCTGTCGGTCGTCACTGTCACATCGAGCCCAGCGGCCGCCAGCGATTCGGCGGCCTCGATCCCCTCACGATCCGGTCGCGATTCGGCGACGGTGACCGCCTCACCGAGTTCGATGAGGGCATCTCCGACTGTCCCGGATCGCGAGAGTGTCGCAATCGGTCCCGAGAGTCGATCTGCGGCCGTCGACGCGGCGGTGGCATCGGCATCGAGTGCCGCCCCGATCTCGTCGAGAGCCCGGTCGTGAACCGCGGCTGGTGACTGTTCTGCGGTCGTCATCACGCGGTTGATCCGGTTTGCCAACACCGCCATGCTCGGCCGAGAATCCTGGAGTGCGAGGGCTGGTTCGACGAGTTCACTCCACTCTGAGACTACCGCTGCCTGATCCCGAAGCAC
This sequence is a window from Halohasta litchfieldiae. Protein-coding genes within it:
- a CDS encoding carbon-phosphorus lyase complex subunit PhnI, which produces MGYVAVTAGEEIIERAEQLFEKQRIDGQETDISVDQLDGQLGRLTAQAMSEGGLYAPRLAALAVKQAQGDTVEAAFLLRAYRSTLERFDETVPVEPSEMLASRRVSPAFKDVPGGQILGPTKDYTQRLLDFDLIEGDSKDPTADWETTEGSDPDNADDPEKLTNVMELLREEGLIDEPDEPDELAVDEPIEPTDTTREPVTHPPDRDAVLQELARGETGAVTALGYSALRGYGQVHPTLAEVRVGRLPVTIEHPYTGDEVTVTHTEVSESEAIVPVYAKRDDPQFAFGYGLTFGRNERKAIGMTILDASIQLDGVTEPAENPEFVLDVVDGMDSFGFIEHLKLPHYVTFQSTLDRIRSIRERKGVGQTGQVDTEIRDDGSDDDSGNDGSASGSSDPDCGHDDPDSAVDEPTPDEEPVVAEVSDDD
- a CDS encoding alpha-D-ribose 1-methylphosphonate 5-phosphate C-P-lyase PhnJ, translating into MTDQIMTDEPPETVEYQLRTADESSVATDGGTTVSSDTVDGETDAVDATLDALESDGLSGYNYAYLDEHTKREVRRSMLKAVAIPGHQVPYASRPMPLARGWGTGGIQASLSILGPDDRFKVIDQGADESVNAANIRRLAENTAEIETTTDTTDADLIQTRHRIPEEVLTDDQILVLQVPITDALRKVDPSDAANRRRHAHKNYGKMWVHLYENVVEWGEINISSRYPTMVGGRYLMDPSPIPRWDVPKLDDADNLFVFAAGREARIYAVPPHTDVEPLAFSDREFTVERFGGQSCHACGSTDTYLVEVSEEAGDTDRETNNTDREFETRYACNDSSFCAKRRENPELPKDHHLDRGGVDWGPKTASETTGSRKTAAGKTKSPGGEAE
- a CDS encoding ATP-binding cassette domain-containing protein, which produces MTLLSATGLQTVYGEGCSRCIESTGDRAGTNQCPHCGSVVACAEADLSVREGEVLGIVGESGSGKSSLAEQLALERDPDATTTGMVDYDGYDGNLLAVDYETRHDLRTSDIALVHQHIRDGLNPEFTGGGNVAEKLLSAGWRSYEDVRDRVQELFEATEIPVDRMDDPTSTYSGGMQRRVQIARALATDPELVVLDEPTTGLDVSVQARVLDMFRQVQREEGVACVVVSHDLGVVRLLADRTLVMRHGRIVESGLTDRVMEDPHHEYTQTLINSVI
- a CDS encoding phosphonate C-P lyase system protein PhnL, yielding MTALTVDGLSKTFDMHVLGDTQVVGLDDVSFDVREGEFLAVVGASGSGKSSLLKCLYRTYDPTGGRVVYHRNALVDSSSDNSSDNSSVDLASCDDQTVIGLRNTAIGYTSQFLDEIPRVPAVDVVSRPLREQGVPAEEARQRARELLSRLRLPEELWEAYPATFSGGERQRVNLAQALAPKPDLLLLDEPTSALDPDTRQAAIDLLREYLDADTTVIGVFHNTAVIEAVADRVVMLEDGQLQGVVPVDDYDGEVVR
- a CDS encoding alpha-D-ribose 1-methylphosphonate 5-triphosphate diphosphatase; translation: MTNSTTSDTASTGETTPTSEDASTGETTPIGEAASTGSIATTDTQTVDSLAVVGGQVVTPETVIEGGIRIEGDRIVEVGDVDTDADRVIDANGRYVLPGLIDLHGDDIEGHLHPRSGARMSTPMALASADRANVAAGITTKFHAISFELDEDADRSPELAAELTGAITAANGLLVDHRLHARCEVTQPECVEAVLAVVENGDADLVSVMSHIPGKGQFRNIESFREYYAESTDHTVEEADRIIEKRGDVPMSTIRKRVQQVIERAHDAGAVTASHDDEDPEEVARLADVGVDITEYPITMATAERAAERGMNTAMGAPNLVRGESQWGNLATVDAIEAGVVDILVADYHPPSLLAGAFVETGEPLADRIRRVTATPADAIGFADRGRLEAGKRADLVVVDSEPTPTVTQAIVGGQPVYRADGTLGGKR
- a CDS encoding sugar phosphate isomerase/epimerase family protein; amino-acid sequence: MTDRRLGAAMDIRFDANVPEFLDYITDRGLNHIELKREYLYGHPEAPTPERLGELADQYDVSVTYHAPFRDWNLGSINEASRQASVDQVKQTIDDAATAGAGAVVVHGGSVPHRYPEWVRSAAHENALQSLAECAQYAQLIGVPICLENQPKSRSKRRYTTTPADLAAVLDEVDVVPKYFGVTLDVGHAKVNGYDWEAFVDRFGDRIRVCHLHDNDGTADQHEPLVDHESIVEHVPADYFVFETKSVDDVARSVGAEPVVPETTLAADN
- a CDS encoding translation initiation factor 2, with the protein product METMVSVDDNNETMTEIVTAFVRNRGEVLVTRRGADAEVDSGRWDGISGSLATGSGSRVDAGRRLVRDLTGLSGLTLAYAGESFTVSDGRERTVHPVLFDTPSREIGSIDGVDAVDWIAPTAMLDRETVPGLWEAYQQVAPSVTTIAADTVHGSAALSIRALEVLRDQAAVVSEWSELVEPALALQDSRPSMAVLANRINRVMTTAEQSPAAVHDRALDEIGAALDADATAASTAADRLSGPIATLSRSGTVGDALIELGEAVTVAESRPDREGIEAAESLAAAGLDVTVTTDSALPAILSDREFGAVLVGADTILPNGDIVNKVGTRALALAADRADVPVYVVAARDKVATDDTFHSESGPAAAVYDGSEAISVCNPIFDLTPGDLITGVLTEDGLLDQRGIKVVAAQHRSNADWMSDL